Proteins encoded in a region of the Zea mays cultivar B73 chromosome 4, Zm-B73-REFERENCE-NAM-5.0, whole genome shotgun sequence genome:
- the LOC103655907 gene encoding uncharacterized protein isoform X2, with the protein MLLAPGSGHLPCVVGYSPAPMLPPDLLLSVIWRSGFAPPHLVAGLLTSTSPRRRRLLFAIAPLASCANDPTNLGSSLCPSIPTPDIKVHSFAGPNVALPMPQAQTAILLWLKQNLPQMLLLVTRRAQRRQVLAHKYHGWDKSGCSFPQDKYYDSRNFGGANKREHTDLLF; encoded by the exons ATGCTGCTCGCTCCGGGCTCTGGTCATCTGCCATGCGTCGTTGGCTACTCGCCTGCTCCCATGCTCCCTCCGGATCTGCTGCTCTCGGTGATTTGGCGCAGCGGCTTTGCGCCTCCACACTTGGTCGCCGGCCTCCTCACCTCCACAAGCCCACGTCGTCGCCGTCTCCTCTTCGCCATCGCCCCGCTCGCCTCCTGTGCCAACGACCCGACCAACCTCGGCTCCTCCCTCTGCCCCTCCATCCCAACTCCTGACATCAAGGTGCACAGCTTCGCTGGCCCCAACGTGGCTCTGCCAATGCCTCAAGCTCAAACAGCGATTCTGTTATGGCTGAAGCAGAACTTGCCTCAAATGCTGCTGCTGGTGACACGGCGCGCGCAACGCCGGCAAGTCCTCGCTCACAAATACCATG GTTGGGACAAAAGTGGCTGCAGTTTCCCGCAAGACAAATACTACGACTCACGAAATTTTGGGGGTGCTAACAAAAGGGAACACACAGATT TGCTTTTTTGA
- the LOC103655907 gene encoding uncharacterized protein isoform X1 codes for MLLAPGSGHLPCVVGYSPAPMLPPDLLLSVIWRSGFAPPHLVAGLLTSTSPRRRRLLFAIAPLASCANDPTNLGSSLCPSIPTPDIKVHSFAGPNVALPMPQAQTAILLWLKQNLPQMLLLVTRRAQRRQVLAHKYHGWDKSGCSFPQDKYYDSRNFGGANKREHTDCMSYYQGSC; via the exons ATGCTGCTCGCTCCGGGCTCTGGTCATCTGCCATGCGTCGTTGGCTACTCGCCTGCTCCCATGCTCCCTCCGGATCTGCTGCTCTCGGTGATTTGGCGCAGCGGCTTTGCGCCTCCACACTTGGTCGCCGGCCTCCTCACCTCCACAAGCCCACGTCGTCGCCGTCTCCTCTTCGCCATCGCCCCGCTCGCCTCCTGTGCCAACGACCCGACCAACCTCGGCTCCTCCCTCTGCCCCTCCATCCCAACTCCTGACATCAAGGTGCACAGCTTCGCTGGCCCCAACGTGGCTCTGCCAATGCCTCAAGCTCAAACAGCGATTCTGTTATGGCTGAAGCAGAACTTGCCTCAAATGCTGCTGCTGGTGACACGGCGCGCGCAACGCCGGCAAGTCCTCGCTCACAAATACCATG GTTGGGACAAAAGTGGCTGCAGTTTCCCGCAAGACAAATACTACGACTCACGAAATTTTGGGGGTGCTAACAAAAGGGAACACACAGATTGTATGTCATATTATCAG GGCTCATGTTAG
- the LOC118477015 gene encoding uncharacterized protein, whose product MEVVKLGITTQTWPDLVGYAVVDAVNIIRQDNPNITEVRVLPPDGVPSPLQDGAIRVCIYNDIVNGQAVVVNPAPYIG is encoded by the coding sequence ATGGAGGTCGTCAAGCTTGGTATAACCACCCAAACATGGCCTGATCTGGTTGGCTACGCTGTTGTAGATGCGGTTAATATTATCCGTCAAGATAATCCCAATATAACCGAAGTTCGAGTACTCCCTCCAGATGGGGTCCCGTCTCCACTCCAAGATGGTGCCATACGTGTTTGTATCTACAACGACATCGTCAATGGTCAGGCTGTTGTGGTTAACCCAGCACCATATATTGGCTAG